tttatttcttgaattttttggtttgtcttttcctccatttcgtgtaattttttgcttgctttttcttctatttctttaagggattttcttgtttcctctttgaaggtctctatcatcttgctgagataatttttgaggtccatctcttcttcatgcactatgttgggcttttcaggtcttgttggagtggagtccctagattctggtggtgttatattggtctttctgttgttgagcgagttcttattctgtcttcttctcataTCTTATTCCAGTGaatgcaggtaggatctctctgtctcctcttgttaagctgtagtgtgtgtgggccaagaattcaatgtccgaagctctgaaTGGTCTTGTGTCTccttgtagtctcctcactctcctggCGGATTGGTCGCCGGGAACAGAAGAAAGAGTGGCCTGTACctagattcagggagctcctccctgcctgggcatgtctatttcaagcagggacaagcctgggggggggatctgggtgaatggcgctttggacaggagttgggtaaaacagggggtcactcacctggtctgtgatgagtcggcagaaagggaaggaagagtgggctgtacccagattcagggagctcctccctgcctgggcgtgtctatttcaagcagggacaagcctggggggatctgggtgaatggcgctttggacaggagttgggtaaaagcagggggtcactcacctggtctgtgatgagtcggcggaaagggCGCCAATATTCTTTTAAGTACTCCTCTAGCCTAAGTTTGGGGGTTCCTTGTTCTCTGATTGGCATTACATCTTCTTTTAATAAAGGCTTACTTCAAATAAATCCCAGCATGAAGAGGGGAAGCTGAAATGAAGTCCCAACCCTAgccaaggagctattggcaattggtAGCTCCTTTGAGGGACAACATCAGTTTTAAGAATGTTGCCACTTGTAGGTCAGCCGTGACCCAGTGGAAGCTGCACATTCGTGCATATAGGAACAGCACAAATTGTACTTGATGAGTGAGACAAAGAGAACACGAAATTGGGTGCTCATGAAAAGGGTGaatttgggaggagttgggggatggggtcAAAACTCAACTTATTGAATGAAATTCTTAAGGGACtaataaaaagatacattttattttttgtgtgtatttgtgcatatgtgagagagacagagagagggggagatggagaggaagagggagcaagagggagggagagggagagagagagacagagacagagagacagagacagagagagaatagttGTCCCTGGAGTCCAGAAGGTGCCAAATCCCATGGAGCAGGAGTTatacaagtagttgtgagctacccagcaTTGGTTCAAGAacatgttcttaaacactgaagTATCTCTCTAGCTTTTACTTGGTATATGGTTCAATAGCCTCTGTGGAAATGAAATAGAATGGCAccttgggagttggttctttaatAAATATGATTGTCATCAGGATTCTGAATATATACTGAGGGCATAATGGAAAATGTCTAGAAATCACAAAGAGAAAACTGTCAGGTAAGGAAATAAACATTCAAAttgcagtaaatatatttaaaattaagtcTTCTACCTGGCTTTGTGCCAATTCTTGAAGAAAGGTTGAGAatgtaagaaatatattttaattaaataaggaTTTAAGGAAAGGGCATGAACAAAAGAGCCATACTATTTATGTTTAATGGATACTAGTTGCAGACACAAGCTTAATATTTTAGCCACAGAAATCTAAATTTGAATTTCTCCATACCACATAACATCCAAACTTAGGAAAATAATTAGACTTGtcaaaagtttatttttgttatccTAGAGAATTCAAGTAATGCATTGGCTTTTCCTTCTTGTATTTATTCACTTTTCATCCTGCAATTACTAGGCATTTATTCCTGCTGTACTATTAACAGTGGTAAGTTCATCAGAGACATACTTGTCCAAAgacaatgaatatttaaaattttaccttatttgaaaatttatatagCTTGACATTATTGATTCAAAGTACCTGCCTTTACTTTCCAGCACTTGCTCCTTTCTTAATTAGCATGGCAGGTAGGTAAAGtttaaataatttcttgtatAACTTTAGGTTTCCATTCTCAGCCTATGGCTTCCCACTGCTATTTGGGTGATCCTTACCTACACACCTCTTGTAAATAAACACTGATTCTTGAGCAGTAAGCTGAGCTTAAGGAAAGGGTATTAAAGACACTGACTGTAGAGGATGTTTGGAGATGATCTAGGACTGAACTAAAAATCTCTGGATGATGTTTGTGACATTCTAGCAAGCTGTTGAGGACCCAGGGCTTACTGCTTTATGAAAATCTGTACATAACTAGCCTTCAGAAAAGAATAATGGAGAAAGCATTTCAGTCTTACCTGCATCCCTGAGATGCCAGTACATTTGTCTGGTAATGACACACAATTCCTCTGAAGATTTGAGTAAGTGATATTATGTGTTGGAATCCCTAGAAtggaagttacagatggctgtgagccaccatctgggtgctgggatctgatcctggatcctttgcaagatccaccagtgctcttaagccatttctccagcccatgttAGTAGAGTCCTTAAACTGAACAGGTGTTCTTAGATATATATAAAGTTCCTGAAAATAACAGTTATGCCACAATTAAATTTCACTCTAGTTGCTTGTGGGGAATATTAATACTAAATAGGATACGCTTTGGATTAAGTCAATAAATTACACATTAGCAAATGATCACTATTCTCAAAAAGAATTACTGCTTAGTGCTAATACTTAAATCCTGATTGATCTAGAAGGAAGAAGCTATGCTTTCTGCTTATTCACTCTGGTCTATGTTCAAAGCTGCATGAGGCAAAGATTTGTAGGTAGCTTCTATGATGTATAACAAACTGCGAAGTttatcacttctctctctctcttttctacaCAGAGGATTAAGAGGTTGGTAGCAGGGATTTTGGTGTATGATGGTATACACCAGTTCTGCAAAGCCAAGGTAAGTCACTAATAGGCCATAATCTAGTGTATCAACATAGTGTactctttttttctctatcaGAGTAGCTACCATTCAATTTCACAGACTGACCACTTCTCCATAAGTAGTGTCCTCTGAAATATTATTGTTTCCAGTGCTCACTCATCTTTCTTATATTCATTTTCCTCCAGAGTAATGGCTTATTATCAGAGATATTACATGGTACTACAATTCTCATACATGCATTTCTGGTTGTGATAGGATTTTACTAAATATTTATGGAAGGGTTATAAAGATTGCTATCGTAGCCTTCCTGAATTCATCTTCAGACCTGTTATTGATGATATTTACCATACAAAATCATTCGAAAAgatctggacacacacacacacacacacacacacacacacacacacacacacacacaattgaatcTGTGAGGAAcacatttctcttgttttttaattatcaTAATGTTCTTGCTTCAAAATTTCTTGATTGTATGCAAACAAAAGTGACCTAATAATATAGAGGTATAAATTATACATAGATCATAGCTAAATGTCTCTATGAAGGATAATTTTGGTTCTTCATGGATAAAGACTTTGTAGGTGTCAGTGACTATAGCATCTGTGATCACAATTGTGCTAGATTTTAACTTTGTTCTGTATATTGTTGTATAaagtttatattttcaattatcAATTTCTGACACAGCTATTTTCCATTAcataaacattaagaaaaatctATCAGCATTTGTAAGTATTTGGTTTCAATAGAAACCTCATTAAAATATTCTGGGTTCCTTAAAATTTCCATTGAGGAATTCCCAGTATATAGCTTGTTTCCTCTAGTTAAAGTTTGTCTGCAGTGTTTTAGGTGTCAGATATATTTCACTAATGAAAATCTGTTGAGCCCTAAATTCTTATAATATTCAGTGTTCTAAAatgagtttgcttcctttgtcCACTTGTTCAATATTTTCTAGCAATTCATGAGTTCTTTCCTTATTTATAGCACACTTGAGGCAGTCACAGTGAAAAAAAATAGCTCAAACATTTCACAGTAGTGAACTAATTACTGTTGATTAAGCATTTAActtagtattttcttttcctttttgagttaCCTCATTGGTTTCAAGAAAGAAAGTATATACTAAACTGAATTTAGTAAATTACACCAAAATTTTATATGGGACATAATACGAGAAGGGATAGAATAGtgaggagatcaagggaatggagagatgggtTGGTGATTAAGAGCATCAActcctcttctagaggacccacattcaattcccagcacccacatagccaCTCACAGAaacttaactccagctccaggggatctgatgccctcttctggcctctgtggacaccacacacacttggtacacagacataataTGCTGGCAAAATACCCActtgcataaaattaaaataaataaatctaataaaaaggaaagtgaagAGAATGAGATGGATTTGAAGCTGGGCAGTTGGGACTAAGTGTGAAGGTTGGAATTGCATCACAACATTAAAAGTGGCAAGCTTCATAGTAAATTGTGATAGTGACTGCTGGTGATTAATGTTGCTATTCTAGGCAATGACCTGATGAGAAAAAGACTTATTTAAGTTTTAAACAACACACAAAACCTTGTAAGTTTGGAAATGAAGAATGACCTGAAGATGTGCTACAATGATATGATGGTAGGAAGAATGCTGCTTTCTTAGATCCTCAGTCTCTGAAACTGTCTTTAGGTACAAATCCCACCATGTGGTCCAACAACAGTGATGCTCCTTTCTTGCTGACTGGCTTCCTGGGCTTGGAAGCAATTCACCACTGGATCTCTATCCCATTCTTTGTCATTTACTTGTCCATCATTTTAGGGAATGGCACACTTCTCTTCATCATTTGGAATGATGGAAGGCTATGGAAGGCCATAGCCTTCATGAGCCCATGTACTATTTCCTTGCTGTGCTGGCAAGTACAGACCTTGGGATGACACTAACCACGATGCCCACAGTGCTAGGTGTCCTAGTGTTGAACCAGAGGGAGATCGGACACAGGGCCTGTTTCATTCAGTCCTACTTCATCCACTCATTAGCCATTGTAGAGTCAGGGGTCTTGCTTgacatggcctatgaccgctttGTTGCCATCTGCACACCTCTACATTACAACTCTATTCTTACCAATTCCAGGGTAATGAAAGTTGCACTGGGGGTACTGCTGAGAGGTTTCATGTCTATTGTGCTCCCAATCCTGCCACTCTTTTGGTTCCCATACTGCCATTCCCACATTCTTTCTCATGCCTTCTGCCTCCACCAGGATGTCATGAAACTTGCATGTGCTGACATCACCTTCAACCGCGTGTACCCAGTGTACCCTTGACTTTCTTTCTTGATGCACTGATCATTGTCTTTTCTTATGTCCTCATTCTGAAGACGGTTATGGGTATCACCTCTGGAGAGGAGAGAGCAAAAGCTCTCAATACCTGTGTCTCCCACATTAGCTGTGTCCTGGTCTTTTACGTCACTGTGATTGGTCTGACCTTCATCCACAGGTTTGGAAAGCATGTCCCACATGTGGTACATGTAACCATGAGCTATGtctactttctctttcctccctttatgAACCCCATCATTTACAGCATCAAGACCAAGCAGATTCAGAGGAGCATCCTCCATCTATTCTCTGGACACAGTAGGATTTGCATCAGCATCCCAGAATATGGATGTGATTTCTGGGCTTTTATTGgaaacaaattttgttttaagtatTATTTCTTTAGTATGTAACAATACAAAATTTCAATTATTATACAAAGAGGGAAGATAAATCAAGCAAAGAAATCTCTGTTACCCCTGCTCTCTCTCAGAAAGAAATATAGGAGGTAATGATGTACCAGATGTACTAGTGCAGTTCTGTagccaaaggaagaaaaatcacttGTTTGGAAatgtaaagttgaaaaaaaatcttGGTTGAGGTACACATTTGTTCATCTGACAATGAGGGAGATGATATGATTTTATagtctattgatttttttcttatactgAATAGGTTTTTTTCTCCACTGTCTTTTTAGTTGTTAATTTAAATTTGTGCCtgtcattttcatacatgtatacaatgcattctgattactcATGTTTCTTTTGTGTCCCTCCCATATAAATTAGCTCCCTCCCCAACAAGCCccctttatgtttttgtttggtttgagatATAACAGGTTTAACAAGGGCCATCTGCATCACTGTGATACTCTCCATCAGAGCCTAGTGGGTTCACAATCCTTTAAATGAACCACAGTAACTCCTAATTCTCAGAGTCTACCAGTAAgctcatttttgaaaaaaaattatttctattactttgagattatactataattacattatttctatcTTCCCTTTCTGATCTCCAACCCTCCTACATAATCATCCTTTCTCATTCAAATATATGGCctcattttcattaattgttgctacaGGTATATATGTGCCTAAATACAACCTATTCAGTGTGTATAATATTActtatatatatgttttcagggctattgATGTTGGCTATTCAAGTGGtatgctcttccttggggaaggtTAATTTTCCTCCTCAttattccttagttgtctgttgTTCTTTTTTGTATGGTTGAGTACTTGTGAGCTTTTCCATATGAAATATGTCAATCATTGCTTTCcttattcagctcatgtttaggcaataatgttggtgagattttgtgGGCATAGCTTCTGAGAGTCCATCTAATAGCAAACTCTGCTTATCTGCCTCTTACTGATTAGTTGTCAAAATCAATGAAGGAACAGGTTGAGTACTGAAAATTATCTTCTGTGAATCTCCCTGTATACATTTACTGCACAACTGAAATAAAAACAGTGTCCTTCCCACCTGGAACATCTTTCAGACAAGTGTCTCAGTCATCATCTTCATGCTGACACTCATCACCCTGATGCCAATTTCCTCAGTCAGGGGTTCTTTAGTTAGTTCTGGCATCAGAGTCAAGTTCTCAGTGTCTCAGAAGGCAGAATGCTTTATTCTCTCATGTCATGGGTTCTGCCAAGCAGTAGttgtttctgcatctgcttaAAGTCTTCTTAGTGAATACACACAAAGTAGAATTGTAtattttttgcagatgttttttatttgaattagaaacaagattgttttacatgtcaattccaattccctctccatcaccccctcccccaccatcccctccaactaaaaccctacctatcacatatcctttctgctccccctggagggtgaggccttccatagggtgtcatcagagtctatcatatcctttgggatagggcctaggcccacccccagtgtcttgactcagggagtatccctctatgtggaatgggctcccaaagtccacatctatgctagggataagtactgaacttctagaGGAGGTACTGTAGATTTCCaatgtttcctcactgaaacccagattcctggggtctggatcagtcccctgctgatataccagctatcagtctggagaccaagagctcccagatgctcaggtcagctgtttctgtgggtttcaccagcctggtctggacccctttttgccatcactcgtccttctctgcaactggattccagttcagttcagtgattagttgtgggtgtctgcttctacttccaccagctgctgaatgagggctatcaggtggcatataagtcagtcatcaatctcattatcaggggagggcatttaaggtagcctctcctttgttgcttagattattagctggtgtcatctttgtagatctccagacctttccctagtgcctgatttctctctaaacctataatggccccctctattatggtatctccattcttgttatcttctattcttccccccgacttaacctttctgctcactcatgtcctcctcacctctcctcttctccctttctcattctcctagctcccttccccctcttcccatgctcccaatttgctcaggagatcttgtccctttctctatttttaaataaagattttctTTATGATCTGGCCAGGGTTGTTGTGCTGAACTCAGGATAGACTTTTATATCTTATAGATAAAGCAATTATCATGTGTCAGTTCTTCCTAAGGCTTTGCATGAACTCATTCAGTTGGTGTTTGTGATGATTTAAAGGACAAAATAATCTTGAAAAGACACACAGCTATCCAAAACTCTGCAATTTCACCCGTGGTTTCATTATGCTGAGGCACTGAGACACTTAGCAAAGTAAACATGGTAACAAAGACCACGATTCCTTTCACACCTCTTGATATCTATTATACTcacatatttgaaataaatttaccAAATGTCCAAAGAGTTCACTTCTTTGATTCCCATTTGGCCTCTCTCCTATATGGTTTGGTCACGGACATGCCAGTTACTCACTGGTGCATAGATGGTGATAGTGGATATCTGCAGATATGTGACAGTCTCTGTTTTCCCATGGTGTAACAAGGACATTGGTGGATTGCCTGTTTTCTTCTCAATGTTTTAtatctgtttctttcttaagtatctCACTATAAAATGGACATTGTATAGAGCCATCACTCCAAGCTAAAACCCATTTACTGTTGTTCAAGGACATACCCAGTACTGATCCCAGTAACAGAAGTCACTactattctttatattttcaacTTTGTGATACCACCAAATTCAATAGGTTGTAATTATTTCAGATTATGCCCCTCCACCAAGGATAGTGCTTTTGAGATTCAGTAGAGTTTCTGGATTTGACAATAATTTATTGCTCTTTAACAATAGTTTATTTATCCACATATGAATGTAGCAATTATTTCCCATTTCCCAATTATTTTCAATTAGTGCCAACTCCCATCCTTTCCTAAAGCCATTCCTGAGACATTTTCTTGACCAGAATAGCTCAATAGTCTCATTTTAAATCtgaatctttctttttgtttttcctactcATTTGCCTTATTGAAATCACTTAAGTCTTGAGAGCATTAcattttttcattatcttttcttcAGTTTATATCTCATGAGTCACTCTCCCTAAGCAGTGGGTTTTTATCAGGCTTCTGACAGATTCTCCTGCTGTATTCATTGGCCTTGGCTCCTCAGATAGTCTATCCAGGCCTCTCTGCAGCACTATCAAATGTTATCTTTGCTGAACAGCTACATTCAGATGCATCACTGAAAGATGAGGAGCAAGGAATAAAATGTGAAGAATGAATTAGAGAAGGTGTTAACATAATGCATTAACTTTCAACTCCACAGTGATAGCATCTTTTCAATATTATGAAGAGATCAGAAACTATACAGGTGACTTAAGTGGgctaagtattttattaaaaaagcATACAATGTGAAACCCTGGTGGATTTATCTGTAGACTTTAGTATGTGGTACAAGCTTCTCTCTATTGCTGGTCAGGAGAAACAGTAGAATATCCagtttatttattacatttccaATGAGGCTCTGCCTTTATGCTGGCCTCTACATTGAAACAGATGAAAGTTTAATGTGTCAGTGAACCTCCGAGAGAGAATGAGGTGGACTCAGAGTTTTCCTTAGTTGTTTGTATTTCCTTGTGTAGAGTGGAGGCCTAATGAGCTTTTCCCCATCTACTTTGGAGTCTCTGTTGGTTTTGTCTTGTTCGGTTTAGGTAGTCATGTTGGTAAGACTTCATGGATGCAGCTTCTGACATCACTAGGAGAATATTCTCATAGAAAACTCCACAATCCTTAAGCCCTTacaatctttccagcccctcttccACACTATTCCCTGAGCTTCAGGTGTGGGGATTGTTTTGTACATGTATCCATTGTTACTGGCCTAAACaactttctatttcattttttacaaaatatttctcTAAGCCTAAGGATTTATTCTGAAATAGATGTTACTGAGGGCAAAGGAGTCTAAATTCTGGAAAATATGGTAAAATTTAGGACTTTTGCCATTTCTAGTCTGTCTTTCACTGTTTAAGAATTGTAAAGATATGGTTCACTGGGCTTGTGAATGACATagcatttctgattttatttcagGGGTTTGGGGTCTTGATAGTTTGGGGTCTCTGTGACTAATGATTATGGGAACAAGACCCATCACAAAAGTATTTGCACTCCTCTTCAGTCATCAGGTCCAGTGCCTACGTTCGTCtaaatagatattaaaaataatgtgctCCTGGCCAAGATTCAataccttcctctgtctccaaccccattctctccctccttccatgcTGCAGATGACTACTCAAAGGCTGGAATGTTAAAGTTTTCCTGTGTGTCCCCAAGAGATTTTCAGCCTCAAACTGTGGCAGGAGCACATATCTAAACTGCAGAAGAACGTGCCTAAGTTAGTCAAGTGAGTTAtgcttatgtatatttttattgatgGAGTCCCCATCAGTTTAGTGGTATCAAGATTTATCTTTACCATGCTTCCCATAGATGGGGCTCATGGAGTTCAATGCTTCACAGTTGCCAGCATCTGAGCACTCAATCTTCCCTCCTTTACAGAATCCTCTATTCTGGTAACACAGTCATTGATCTGCCATGTGGTCAGTTGTCCTTATTAACAGAGTCACTTCTGTTGCATGGCAGGCATTTGTTACTGTATCCTGCTGGTCCTTTCTGGCATATGCTTGATCCAATGGCTTCTCTTTTCTTGACCTCATCACCTCTCTTGTTTCTCCTCTGTCTGGCCATGGTCCTCTTAGTCTGGGTTTGTGTTTAGATTAATAATTGGTATGATCTTTTGCTGAAGTTTCTCACCTTAGTTTGTGTAATATTGTAAATAACTATTTTGTATGCATCATGcagattattttggttttttatgttttgattttttcataTTCTGTTCTTCCAATATGACAATATTCTGCTATGTTTTCGAGAattattattcttaaatttttgtgGAATGCTGAAACAAAGAGAGGAgagtctcccttcctcccatgaaGGATCTTGCGACCAGTTATTCCAAGCAGGTGAAAGAGATTTTTGCCTTCAGATGTGTCCTTACCACTGAGAACACCAGGCTCCAACAGATCATTCTGAGCCGTGATCTCACAGACAGTCCTGGTTAAACTCACCAGGTCACCAGGTCACAAAACTGAACAAGAAGACATCAATGTGTAAAAGAGGTGGTACTGATGAAATAGGAGTGAGACAAAACAGAATGTGTGGTGAGAGCAATTAATTGGAAGGTATTATAT
The DNA window shown above is from Cricetulus griseus strain 17A/GY chromosome 3, alternate assembly CriGri-PICRH-1.0, whole genome shotgun sequence and carries:
- the LOC100772973 gene encoding LOW QUALITY PROTEIN: olfactory receptor 51B4-like (The sequence of the model RefSeq protein was modified relative to this genomic sequence to represent the inferred CDS: inserted 1 base in 1 codon; deleted 2 bases in 1 codon); protein product: MWSNNSDAPFLLTGFLGLEAIHHWISIPFFVIYLSIILGNGTLLFIIWNDKAMEGHSLHEPMYYFLAVLASTDLGMTLTTMPTVLGVLVLNQREIGHRACFIQSYFIHSLAIVESGVLLDMAYDRFVAICTPLHYNSILTNSRVMKVALGVLLRGFMSIVLPILPLFWFPYCHSHILSHAFCLHQDVMKLACADITFNRVYPXVPLTFFLDALIIVFSYVLILKTVMGITSGEERAKALNTCVSHISCVLVFYVTVIGLTFIHRFGKHVPHVVHVTMSYVYFLFPPFMNPIIYSIKTKQIQRSILHLFSGHSRICISIPEYGCDFWAFIGNKFCFKYYFFSM